One Prosthecobacter dejongeii genomic window carries:
- a CDS encoding pyridoxamine 5'-phosphate oxidase family protein produces the protein MNSIHQQQSEDNHQDLSAQDAVQKIRELVKKAQTCFFCTSLSTGGFHHARPMSVQQVDDAGNLWFLSADDSQKNQEVIEDHAVSLFFQGSAHSGFLQLNGTAAVSRDRSKIQELWNPIIKTWFTGGVDDPRITVIKVAPTDGYYWDTKHGNAIAGLKMMVGALLGKTMDDSIEGSLRL, from the coding sequence ATGAACTCAATTCACCAGCAGCAATCCGAAGATAATCATCAGGACCTCAGCGCTCAAGACGCCGTCCAAAAGATTCGTGAACTCGTCAAAAAAGCCCAAACTTGTTTCTTCTGTACCTCCCTCTCCACCGGAGGATTTCACCATGCCCGGCCCATGAGCGTCCAGCAAGTGGATGACGCAGGCAATCTATGGTTTCTCAGCGCGGACGACAGTCAAAAAAACCAAGAGGTGATTGAAGACCACGCCGTATCGTTATTCTTTCAGGGCTCTGCTCACTCCGGTTTTCTCCAACTCAATGGCACAGCCGCTGTCTCCCGTGATAGATCCAAAATCCAGGAGCTGTGGAACCCTATCATTAAAACTTGGTTCACTGGCGGTGTGGATGATCCTCGAATCACCGTCATCAAAGTGGCACCCACGGACGGCTACTATTGGGACACCAAGCATGGAAACGCCATTGCAGGGTTAAAAATGATGGTCGGTGCTCTCCTTGGCAAAACCATGGACGATTCGATCGAAGGCAGCTTGCGGCTCTAA
- a CDS encoding transglutaminase family protein, which yields MPDSSPAITPPSGMRLRVRHLTRFHYDGPVLDSYNDARLCPVSDPLQRCANFDLRINPNVPMHTHRDFYLNRVDHFELHQPHETLEVEAVSLIETRQDARTSIPEALSLDALNDPKVNENYFDFVVESKFVSQNVAIWREAVDIIGHSVSDIWADSVKLGQHVHSIFSYDPDWTHVHTNAAEALKDRRGVCQDYAHVMLALCRSQGIPARYVSGYFYNGKTGDENEASHAWTEIFLPNYGWKAWDPTHNREADTRYIKLAIGRDYDDAKPVSGRFRGKGKQHMDVIVQIRLAE from the coding sequence ATGCCCGATTCTTCACCCGCCATCACGCCGCCCTCTGGAATGCGCCTCCGCGTGCGCCACCTCACGCGCTTCCACTACGATGGGCCTGTGCTCGATAGCTACAATGATGCCCGTCTCTGCCCCGTTTCCGATCCCCTCCAGCGCTGCGCAAATTTCGACCTGCGCATCAATCCAAATGTGCCCATGCACACCCACCGGGATTTTTATCTCAATCGAGTGGATCATTTCGAGCTCCATCAGCCTCACGAAACCTTAGAGGTAGAGGCCGTTTCGCTCATCGAAACACGCCAGGATGCACGCACCTCCATCCCTGAGGCTCTCTCACTCGATGCATTGAACGACCCCAAGGTGAACGAGAACTATTTCGACTTTGTCGTCGAATCCAAGTTTGTTTCTCAAAACGTCGCCATTTGGCGCGAGGCCGTGGACATCATCGGCCACTCCGTCTCAGACATCTGGGCAGACTCTGTCAAACTCGGCCAGCATGTTCACAGCATCTTTTCCTATGATCCCGACTGGACCCACGTCCACACAAACGCCGCCGAGGCGCTGAAAGATCGCCGTGGAGTGTGCCAGGACTATGCCCACGTGATGCTCGCCCTATGCCGTAGCCAGGGCATCCCAGCCCGCTATGTCAGCGGTTACTTCTACAATGGCAAAACGGGAGATGAAAATGAGGCTTCCCATGCCTGGACGGAAATCTTCCTGCCTAACTATGGCTGGAAGGCCTGGGACCCCACCCACAATCGCGAGGCCGATACCCGCTATATCAAACTCGCCATCGGTCGCGACTATGACGATGCCAAGCCTGTAAGCGGTCGCTTCCGCGGCAAGGGCAAGCAGCACATGGACGTCATCGTCCAGATCCGTCTCGCAGAATAG
- the blaOXA gene encoding class D beta-lactamase, whose amino-acid sequence MRAIFGGLFFLFTTTLLLAQKVVEEQGLKTFFTQRGLDGCFVVLDPQKDVLHVYNPERAKVRFRPASTFKIPNALIGLDVGAVQDLDEILPYGGTKEWMKTWEKDMNLRDAMKISNVAVFHQLAKRIGLERMQDRLTAFQYGNALASKDIEIRFWLDGPLEISALEQVDFLHRLVSGKVPVKAETLESVKTLIQYDKKSGVAIYGKTGWLGSKGTQVGWWVGWVEKEGQSYPFALNARIKSLEDAKHRIPIALDCLQKLGYW is encoded by the coding sequence ATGCGTGCTATTTTCGGCGGCTTATTTTTTCTATTTACGACGACCCTACTTCTCGCTCAAAAAGTGGTGGAGGAGCAGGGGCTGAAAACGTTCTTCACCCAGCGAGGCCTGGATGGGTGTTTTGTGGTTTTGGACCCGCAAAAGGACGTGCTGCATGTCTATAACCCTGAACGTGCCAAGGTGAGATTCCGCCCGGCTTCGACCTTTAAAATTCCGAATGCTCTCATCGGGCTAGATGTAGGTGCCGTGCAGGATTTGGACGAAATTCTTCCTTATGGTGGAACGAAGGAATGGATGAAGACCTGGGAAAAGGACATGAATCTGCGGGATGCCATGAAGATTTCGAATGTGGCGGTGTTTCACCAGTTGGCGAAACGCATCGGCCTGGAGCGGATGCAGGATAGGCTGACGGCCTTTCAGTATGGCAATGCACTGGCGAGCAAAGATATCGAGATACGCTTTTGGTTAGACGGCCCTCTGGAGATTTCAGCTCTGGAGCAGGTGGATTTTTTGCATCGCTTGGTGAGCGGAAAAGTGCCTGTGAAAGCGGAGACGCTGGAGTCCGTCAAGACACTGATCCAGTATGATAAGAAATCTGGTGTAGCGATCTATGGCAAGACGGGCTGGCTAGGCTCCAAGGGCACTCAGGTGGGCTGGTGGGTCGGCTGGGTGGAGAAGGAGGGTCAGTCCTATCCCTTTGCTTTGAATGCAAGAATCAAGTCCCTCGAAGATGCAAAACATCGCATCCCGATCGCTCTGGATTGCCTGCAAAAGCTGGGGTATTGGTGA